One genomic segment of Catalinimonas alkaloidigena includes these proteins:
- a CDS encoding VOC family protein encodes MLQLKGIHHIAIICSDYHKSKRFYTEILGFQIVREVHREERQSYKLDLALHGQYVIELFSFPEPPARPSRPEARGLRHLAFEVDNVEVAVQALAEQGINCEEIRTDKLSGKRFTFFADPDDLPLELYEK; translated from the coding sequence ATGCTTCAACTCAAAGGTATACATCATATTGCGATCATCTGCTCAGACTATCATAAGTCTAAGCGCTTTTATACAGAGATACTGGGATTTCAGATAGTAAGAGAAGTGCATCGGGAGGAAAGACAATCTTACAAACTGGACCTGGCACTTCATGGACAGTATGTAATAGAGCTGTTCTCATTTCCTGAGCCTCCTGCACGTCCCAGTCGGCCTGAAGCAAGAGGGTTGAGACATTTGGCCTTTGAGGTGGATAATGTGGAGGTAGCAGTGCAGGCTTTAGCAGAGCAAGGAATTAACTGTGAAGAAATCAGGACGGATAAGCTAAGCGGGAAGCGTTTTACTTTCTTTGCCGACCCGGATGATTTGCCTCTTGAACTGTATGAAAAATAA
- a CDS encoding sigma-70 family RNA polymerase sigma factor, translating into MSQTQTISLYQPLLYAIALRMVGSLQDAEDIVQDTFMKWLTIDQEKIENTKAYLIRTVTNNCINHLNSFRKKKSEYFSNLKNSELLEKYRDFELPRFDLENELSEALALVHKKLEPVEKGIYLLREVFDYEYEDLQEIFGKKKENCRQLFSRAKEKLQQENRKKSSTDTQPLQLLESFKKACNFGQLSEFVNQVSHEVNKFTLQKK; encoded by the coding sequence TTGAGCCAAACACAAACCATATCACTTTATCAGCCTTTACTGTATGCTATTGCATTACGCATGGTAGGATCTTTACAGGATGCTGAAGATATCGTACAGGATACCTTTATGAAATGGCTTACCATAGATCAGGAAAAGATAGAAAACACCAAAGCTTATCTGATCCGTACAGTTACCAATAATTGTATTAACCACCTCAATTCTTTCCGTAAGAAAAAGAGCGAATATTTCAGCAATCTGAAAAACAGTGAGTTGTTGGAAAAATATCGTGATTTTGAACTCCCTCGTTTTGATCTGGAAAATGAACTTTCTGAAGCCCTTGCTTTGGTGCACAAAAAACTGGAGCCGGTAGAAAAAGGAATTTATCTGCTTCGTGAAGTGTTTGATTATGAATATGAAGATTTACAGGAAATCTTCGGTAAGAAAAAAGAAAATTGCCGTCAGCTTTTTTCCAGAGCTAAAGAAAAACTTCAACAGGAAAACAGAAAAAAATCTTCAACAGACACCCAACCTCTTCAACTGCTGGAAAGCTTCAAAAAAGCCTGCAACTTTGGTCAGCTATCCGAATTTGTGAACCAGGTCAGCCATGAGGTGAACAAGTTTACGCTTCAAAAGAAGTAA
- a CDS encoding 3-keto-disaccharide hydrolase has translation MTKKTYLALTLAASMFACQQPSSDSTSENDSSSNTEAVSSSSEEAEFQPIFNGENLDGWKIHGTEKWYVEDGQIICESGPDAAYGYLATEKSYKDFILELEFRQEADGNSGVFFRSSLDGTKISGWQVEVAPPGNDTGGIYESYGRGWLEQIPEEKEDILNMGEWNKMRIEVIGDKVSTYLNGEEMVVLEDEKIGDANGSIALQIHDGGGIKVRWRDLRVKEM, from the coding sequence ATGACGAAAAAAACCTACTTAGCACTCACTTTAGCGGCCAGCATGTTTGCCTGCCAGCAGCCTTCCAGCGACAGCACCTCAGAAAACGACAGCAGTAGCAATACTGAAGCGGTAAGCTCTTCTTCCGAAGAAGCTGAATTTCAACCAATCTTCAATGGTGAGAATCTTGATGGCTGGAAAATTCACGGTACCGAAAAGTGGTATGTAGAGGACGGGCAGATCATTTGTGAAAGTGGACCGGATGCAGCTTATGGCTACCTGGCAACTGAAAAATCTTACAAAGACTTTATCCTGGAACTGGAGTTCAGACAAGAGGCAGATGGTAATAGCGGTGTCTTCTTCCGCTCTTCACTGGATGGGACCAAAATCAGCGGCTGGCAGGTTGAAGTAGCTCCTCCCGGTAACGATACCGGAGGTATCTACGAATCATATGGTCGGGGTTGGCTGGAGCAGATTCCTGAGGAGAAAGAAGATATCCTGAATATGGGAGAATGGAACAAGATGCGTATTGAAGTCATCGGTGACAAAGTAAGTACCTACCTGAACGGAGAAGAAATGGTAGTACTGGAAGATGAAAAAATCGGAGATGCCAACGGTTCTATCGCATTACAAATCCATGATGGAGGTGGAATCAAAGTGAGGTGGAGAGATTTGCGAGTAAAAGAAATGTAG
- the nagB gene encoding glucosamine-6-phosphate deaminase, with product MDQATALEKQFEKIPTSIFEDSETASKEIAKTIRDLIVERQQQGKKAVLGLATGSSPTRVYEELVRMHQEEGLSFKNVITYNLDEYYPIEPDKLQSYVRFMKEYLFDHVDIDPENYNIPDGTVPIEKISEYCVAYENRIKEAGGIDIQLLGIGGTGHIGFNEPGSREMSRTRLITLDKITRTAAASDFFGEEFVPRRAITMGVQTIMESRQIILMAWGEGKASVIQKAVEGPITDQIPATFLQDHANAQVIVDEAAAAELTRAKTPWLVGPCHWDQKLTRKAVVWLCDKVDKPVLKLTPEDYNENGMSDLIADHGPAYDINIRIFNELQHTITGWPGGKPNADDSQRPERAQPFPKRVLIFSPHPDDDVISMGGTLLRLVDQGHDVHVAYQTSGNIAVFDDDALRFADFANDFKEVFDLKDDKIETLFDEVFKATESKLPGEVDPRPVQLIKGLIRRGEAKAACRYCGIQEENYYFMDMPFYETGKVRKKPLGEDDIQITVDLLKKVKPHQIYAAGDLSDPHGTHRVCLSAIMQAVDRLKDEEWMKDCYVWLYRGAWQEWDIDQIEMAVPISPIELMRKRRAVFKHQSQKDRPLFPGSDPREFWQRAEDRNKGTADAYDKLGLAEYEAMEAFVRYHF from the coding sequence ATGGACCAAGCTACTGCACTTGAAAAGCAATTTGAGAAAATTCCTACAAGTATTTTTGAGGATTCTGAAACTGCATCTAAAGAAATTGCCAAGACCATACGGGACCTGATTGTTGAAAGACAACAGCAAGGCAAAAAAGCTGTTCTGGGTTTGGCTACCGGTTCTTCTCCTACCCGAGTATACGAAGAACTGGTTAGGATGCATCAGGAAGAAGGACTGAGCTTCAAAAATGTGATCACCTATAACCTTGATGAGTACTATCCTATTGAGCCCGACAAGCTGCAAAGCTATGTGCGCTTCATGAAAGAGTATCTCTTTGATCATGTAGACATAGATCCTGAAAATTACAATATCCCCGACGGTACCGTACCCATCGAAAAAATCAGTGAGTACTGTGTAGCGTATGAGAACAGAATCAAAGAAGCAGGAGGTATTGACATCCAGCTTCTTGGTATTGGAGGTACCGGACACATTGGTTTCAATGAACCAGGTTCCAGAGAAATGTCCCGTACCCGCCTGATTACACTTGACAAAATTACCCGTACCGCAGCAGCAAGTGACTTCTTCGGAGAGGAATTTGTACCTCGCCGGGCGATCACTATGGGTGTACAGACCATTATGGAATCTCGTCAGATTATCCTGATGGCTTGGGGTGAAGGAAAAGCTTCTGTGATCCAAAAGGCTGTAGAAGGCCCTATCACTGACCAGATTCCTGCTACTTTCTTACAGGATCATGCCAATGCACAAGTGATTGTGGATGAAGCCGCCGCCGCTGAACTGACCCGTGCTAAAACACCCTGGCTGGTTGGGCCTTGTCATTGGGACCAGAAGCTTACCCGCAAAGCAGTGGTTTGGTTATGTGATAAAGTAGATAAGCCCGTCTTAAAGCTAACCCCTGAAGATTACAATGAGAATGGTATGAGTGACCTCATTGCTGATCATGGCCCTGCTTATGATATCAATATCCGTATTTTCAACGAACTACAGCATACCATCACAGGCTGGCCAGGAGGAAAACCCAATGCGGATGACAGCCAGCGGCCCGAAAGAGCGCAGCCTTTCCCCAAGCGAGTGTTGATTTTCAGTCCTCACCCTGACGATGATGTTATATCTATGGGAGGAACACTACTCCGCCTGGTAGATCAGGGTCATGATGTACATGTTGCTTACCAGACTTCTGGAAATATCGCGGTCTTTGATGATGACGCGCTCCGCTTTGCTGATTTTGCCAATGATTTCAAAGAAGTTTTTGATCTGAAAGACGACAAAATTGAGACTTTATTCGACGAAGTTTTTAAAGCTACTGAGAGCAAGCTTCCCGGTGAGGTAGATCCTCGCCCCGTACAGTTGATCAAAGGGTTGATTCGTCGTGGTGAGGCTAAAGCAGCCTGTCGCTATTGCGGTATCCAGGAAGAAAATTACTACTTCATGGATATGCCTTTCTACGAAACTGGAAAAGTACGCAAGAAGCCTTTGGGCGAAGATGATATCCAGATCACTGTAGACTTACTGAAAAAGGTGAAACCTCATCAGATTTATGCAGCAGGTGACCTTTCAGATCCTCATGGCACGCACCGTGTCTGTCTAAGCGCCATCATGCAGGCAGTTGACAGGTTAAAAGATGAGGAATGGATGAAAGACTGCTATGTATGGCTGTACCGCGGTGCATGGCAGGAGTGGGATATTGATCAGATTGAAATGGCAGTGCCTATCAGCCCGATAGAATTGATGAGAAAGCGTCGTGCGGTGTTCAAGCACCAGTCTCAGAAAGACCGTCCTTTGTTCCCTGGCTCAGACCCCAGAGAGTTTTGGCAGCGTGCTGAAGACCGTAATAAAGGTACCGCCGATGCTTATGATAAGCTGGGATTAGCCGAATATGAGGCCATGGAAGCTTTTGTAAGATATCACTTTTAA